A region from the Beduinella massiliensis genome encodes:
- the uidA gene encoding beta-glucuronidase gives MLYPSMTQSRLVFSLDGIWDFQLDDGLSAQEGWAGRRLPHLRAMAVPSAYNDLYEGRDFREHVGNLCYQRTFEIPALLPGKRVLLRFGSVTHQASVYVNGELVARHRGGFLPFEADVTGAARPGENLLTVLVNNVVDETTLPAGRMTTRRVEGLPDKAIDLPNFDFFNYSGIMRPVKLMLVPNVRITDVAIVAHADGRLSCRVETSGAGEISARVLDGEGRELAAFTGAAFEGRVEGVTPWSPEQPALYRLAVRLAGADGEDVYEEPFGFRDVTLENCRVCLNGKPVYLKGFGKHEDSPVNGRGFNEAYNVKDVALLKWLNANSFRTSHYPYSEEMLRLCDREGILVIAEAPAVGLHTGFSAVGLLGGEPNGTWKTMKTAEHHRDVIGEMIARDKNHPCVVMWSVANEPASEEEGAREYFEPLTNLARTLDPQRRPVTIVTYGGSTPETCKVAELCDVLVLNRYRGWYDTAGDLPAAAKLLEDELLGFHRRCPDKPIMLGEYGADTIAGLHDATPGLFSEEYQAAFLKAYGEVFDRLPFITGEHVWNFADFATAENIMRVGGNKKGVFTRERRPKLAAHFLRARWEKK, from the coding sequence ATGTTGTATCCGTCGATGACGCAGAGCCGTCTGGTCTTCAGCCTGGACGGCATATGGGATTTTCAACTGGACGATGGGCTTTCGGCGCAGGAGGGCTGGGCGGGAAGGCGCCTGCCGCACCTGCGCGCCATGGCCGTGCCCAGCGCTTATAACGATCTGTACGAAGGGCGCGACTTTCGCGAGCACGTGGGCAACCTCTGTTACCAGCGGACGTTTGAAATACCTGCGCTTTTGCCGGGAAAGCGGGTGCTGCTGCGCTTTGGCAGCGTGACCCATCAGGCGAGCGTATACGTGAACGGCGAGCTCGTGGCGCGGCATAGGGGCGGCTTCCTGCCCTTCGAGGCGGACGTTACGGGCGCGGCGCGTCCGGGCGAGAACCTGCTGACGGTGCTGGTAAACAACGTCGTGGACGAGACGACGCTGCCCGCGGGGCGGATGACCACGCGGCGCGTGGAGGGCCTGCCGGACAAGGCGATCGACCTGCCGAACTTTGACTTTTTCAACTATAGCGGCATCATGCGCCCGGTGAAGCTGATGCTCGTGCCGAACGTGCGCATCACGGACGTCGCGATCGTCGCGCACGCGGACGGGCGGCTCTCCTGCCGCGTAGAGACGTCCGGGGCGGGCGAAATTTCCGCGCGCGTGCTGGACGGCGAGGGACGGGAGCTCGCCGCGTTTACAGGGGCCGCGTTTGAGGGAAGGGTAGAGGGCGTCACGCCCTGGTCGCCGGAGCAGCCGGCGCTTTACCGCCTGGCGGTGCGCCTCGCGGGGGCGGACGGCGAGGACGTGTACGAGGAGCCGTTCGGCTTCCGGGACGTGACCCTCGAAAACTGCCGCGTCTGCCTGAACGGAAAGCCCGTATATCTCAAGGGCTTCGGCAAGCACGAGGACAGCCCGGTAAACGGGCGCGGGTTTAACGAGGCGTACAACGTCAAGGACGTCGCCCTGCTCAAGTGGCTCAACGCCAATTCCTTCCGCACCAGCCATTATCCGTACAGCGAGGAAATGCTGCGCCTGTGCGACCGGGAGGGGATCCTCGTGATCGCGGAGGCGCCCGCCGTCGGGCTGCACACGGGCTTTTCGGCGGTGGGTCTGTTGGGCGGCGAACCGAACGGCACCTGGAAGACGATGAAGACGGCGGAGCACCACAGGGACGTGATCGGCGAGATGATCGCGCGCGACAAGAACCACCCGTGTGTGGTGATGTGGAGCGTGGCGAACGAGCCCGCGAGCGAGGAGGAGGGGGCCAGGGAGTACTTCGAGCCGCTGACGAATCTGGCGCGTACGCTCGACCCTCAGCGCCGCCCGGTGACGATCGTGACGTACGGAGGCTCCACGCCGGAGACGTGCAAGGTCGCGGAGCTGTGCGACGTGCTGGTGCTCAACCGCTATCGAGGCTGGTACGACACGGCGGGCGACCTGCCTGCGGCGGCTAAGCTGCTGGAGGACGAGCTGCTGGGCTTCCACAGGCGCTGTCCTGACAAGCCGATCATGCTGGGCGAGTACGGCGCGGATACGATCGCGGGCCTGCACGACGCGACGCCGGGCCTTTTCAGCGAGGAATATCAGGCGGCTTTTTTAAAGGCCTACGGCGAGGTTTTTGACCGCCTGCCGTTCATCACGGGCGAGCATGTCTGGAACTTTGCGGACTTTGCGACCGCGGAGAACATCATGCGTGTGGGCGGCAACAAGAAGGGCGTGTTCACGCGCGAGCGCAGGCCTAAGCTGGCGGCGCACTTCCTGCGGGCGCGGTGGGAAAAGAAATAA
- a CDS encoding pyridoxal-phosphate dependent enzyme — MEERYKAVHAMLAARPRAGLGFFPTPLHRLSRLSQMLGVELYVKRDDFSGRSLFGGNKVRKLEYLLGDALAGGCDTVFTYGATQSNHAMQTVTACRMLGLNPILYLNAYVEPDARDVRSNMLLDRVLGAEMHIVEGEEGESEAATEARCFALGRAHAARLEAEGRHCYDIPLGGASAVGSAGFVGGYLELREQCDAEGIAPDCVFSATGTGGTVAGLCAGRRLLGGGPRIQAIAVSDKDAAYEARCAALATETLRYLGSGESVGADEICVDRGYFAPGYEQPNEAATEAIRLLARTEGLLLDPVYTGKAFAGMLDYVRSGRVAAGSTVVFWHTGGATALFAEREILGDLAD; from the coding sequence ATGGAGGAACGATACAAGGCCGTGCACGCGATGCTCGCGGCCAGGCCGCGCGCCGGGCTGGGCTTTTTCCCGACGCCGCTGCATCGGTTGAGCCGCCTGTCGCAGATGCTGGGCGTCGAGCTGTACGTCAAGCGGGACGACTTTTCCGGCAGGAGCCTCTTTGGTGGAAATAAGGTTCGGAAGCTCGAATATCTGCTGGGCGACGCGCTGGCCGGAGGCTGCGATACGGTGTTCACCTACGGCGCGACGCAGTCCAATCACGCGATGCAGACCGTGACCGCCTGCCGCATGCTGGGCCTGAACCCGATCCTCTACCTGAACGCGTACGTGGAGCCGGATGCGCGCGACGTGCGCTCCAACATGCTGCTGGACCGCGTTCTGGGCGCGGAGATGCACATCGTCGAGGGGGAAGAGGGCGAGAGCGAGGCGGCGACGGAGGCGCGCTGCTTCGCGCTTGGCCGCGCGCACGCCGCGAGGCTTGAGGCCGAGGGGCGCCACTGCTACGACATCCCCCTCGGCGGAGCGAGCGCCGTCGGATCGGCGGGCTTCGTCGGCGGTTATCTGGAATTGCGCGAGCAGTGCGATGCCGAAGGCATCGCGCCGGACTGCGTGTTCAGCGCGACGGGTACGGGCGGAACCGTCGCGGGCCTCTGCGCGGGCCGCCGCCTGCTGGGCGGAGGGCCGCGGATCCAGGCGATCGCCGTCAGCGACAAGGATGCGGCGTACGAAGCGCGCTGCGCAGCGCTCGCGACCGAAACGCTGCGCTATCTGGGGAGCGGCGAGTCGGTCGGCGCGGACGAAATTTGCGTGGATCGCGGCTACTTTGCACCGGGCTACGAGCAGCCGAACGAAGCCGCTACGGAGGCGATTCGCCTGCTCGCAAGGACAGAGGGGCTGCTTCTGGATCCCGTCTATACGGGCAAGGCGTTTGCTGGAATGCTGGACTACGTGCGCTCGGGCAGGGTGGCGGCGGGCAGCACGGTGGTATTTTGGCATACAGGCGGCGCGACGGCGCTTTTTGCGGAAAGGGAGATTTTGGGCGATTTGGCCGATTGA